A single window of Columba livia isolate bColLiv1 breed racing homer chromosome 16, bColLiv1.pat.W.v2, whole genome shotgun sequence DNA harbors:
- the SPINT4 gene encoding kunitz-type protease inhibitor 4 isoform X1, whose translation MPPAHARRCRPAGLPAGSAGAAVPSYRLPRCRAAAGTPGPAWVRLVTRTAGISRARAPAPLPPPCRRTLNPGPPHPGPDQATMELSPSLLLLLLAALLPLAAWSGPTARPAGKQERGTVKPGYCYHNAEVEDLLAEDCGSCRTDTSSPHCTGDASCPGATKCCPSKCGYTCQDPVMAQLKPLGCADFCYLPSVCGNCKALFRRFFFNTTSHQCEEFIYGGCGGNRNNFKTESECFQACSHAVPGAG comes from the exons ATGCCCCCAGCCCAcgcccggcgctgccgcccgGCCGGGCTCCCCGCGGGCTCCGCCGGGGCAGCCGTCCCGTCCTACCGGTTGCCCCGGTGCAGGGCTGCGGCCGGGACGCCGGGCCCTGCCTGGGTGCGGCTCGTTACCCGCACGGCAGGAATTAGCCGGGCTCGGGCGCCGGCCCCGCTCCCTCCGCCCTGCCGACGCACCTTAAATCCCGGCCCGCCGCACCCGGGCCCAGACCAGGCTACCATGGAGCTGTCGCCcagccttctcctcctcctcctcgcagCCCTGCTACCCCTCGCCGCATGGTCTGGCCCGACCGCCCGcccagctggaaaacaggagcGGGGGACGG TCAAGCCCGGGTATTGCTACCACAACGCGGAGGTGGAGGACCTGCTGGCCGAGGACTGCGGCTCTTGCCGCACGGACACCTCTAGTCCCCACTGCACCGGCGATGCCAGCTGTCCTGGTGCCACCAAGTGCTGCCCCAGCAAGTGTGGCTACACGTGCCAGGACCCGGTGATGG CTCAGCTCAAGCCCCTTGGCTGTGCAGATTTCTGCTACTTGCCCTCTGTCTGTGGGAACTGCAAGGCACTTTTCCGCCGCTTCTTCTTCAACACCACCAGCCATCAGTGTGAGGAGTTCATCTACGGTGGCTGCGGTGGCAACAGGAACAACTTCAAGACTGAGAGCGAGTGCTTCCAGGCCTGCTCCCACGCCG TTCCAGGTGCTGGATAG
- the SPINT4 gene encoding kunitz-type protease inhibitor 4 isoform X2 produces the protein MPPAHARRCRPAGLPAGSAGAAVPSYRLPRCRAAAGTPGPAWVRLVTRTAGISRARAPAPLPPPCRRTLNPGPPHPGPDQATMELSPSLLLLLLAALLPLAAWSGPTARPAGKQERGTVKPGYCYHNAEVEDLLAEDCGSCRTDTSSPHCTGDASCPGATKCCPSKCGYTCQDPVMDFCYLPSVCGNCKALFRRFFFNTTSHQCEEFIYGGCGGNRNNFKTESECFQACSHAVPGAG, from the exons ATGCCCCCAGCCCAcgcccggcgctgccgcccgGCCGGGCTCCCCGCGGGCTCCGCCGGGGCAGCCGTCCCGTCCTACCGGTTGCCCCGGTGCAGGGCTGCGGCCGGGACGCCGGGCCCTGCCTGGGTGCGGCTCGTTACCCGCACGGCAGGAATTAGCCGGGCTCGGGCGCCGGCCCCGCTCCCTCCGCCCTGCCGACGCACCTTAAATCCCGGCCCGCCGCACCCGGGCCCAGACCAGGCTACCATGGAGCTGTCGCCcagccttctcctcctcctcctcgcagCCCTGCTACCCCTCGCCGCATGGTCTGGCCCGACCGCCCGcccagctggaaaacaggagcGGGGGACGG TCAAGCCCGGGTATTGCTACCACAACGCGGAGGTGGAGGACCTGCTGGCCGAGGACTGCGGCTCTTGCCGCACGGACACCTCTAGTCCCCACTGCACCGGCGATGCCAGCTGTCCTGGTGCCACCAAGTGCTGCCCCAGCAAGTGTGGCTACACGTGCCAGGACCCGGTGATGG ATTTCTGCTACTTGCCCTCTGTCTGTGGGAACTGCAAGGCACTTTTCCGCCGCTTCTTCTTCAACACCACCAGCCATCAGTGTGAGGAGTTCATCTACGGTGGCTGCGGTGGCAACAGGAACAACTTCAAGACTGAGAGCGAGTGCTTCCAGGCCTGCTCCCACGCCG TTCCAGGTGCTGGATAG